Within the Carassius auratus strain Wakin unplaced genomic scaffold, ASM336829v1 scaf_tig00040184, whole genome shotgun sequence genome, the region gagctggaccgcagacagaaggcaaaagggccaacaagtgctaagcatctctcggggaactccttcaagactgttggaagaccatttcaggtgactacctcttgaagctcatcaagagaatgccaagagtgtgcaaagcagtattcaaagcaaaaggtgactactttgaagaatctagaatatgacatattttcagttgtttcacacttttttcttatgtatataattccatatataattccacatgtgttaattcatagttttgatgccttcagtgtgaatctacaattttcatattcatgaaaataaagaaaactctttgaatgagaaggtgtggcCAAACTTTGTGgtactgtactgtgtgtgtgtataatatatatatattagtgctgtcaaaattagcgcgttaacgcattcgattaatttgaaatatttaacgcgttaaaataaaataacgcaattaacgcggttgcagttttttttatttccagttgtggccttgtgtgttcaacgtgcaaagaaatatggataagaccaaggaaggacttttagacggaaagtttcagtataaaactctgccggattactcttcagtctgccacaagaaacattatgactgtatgactgtaacagtgcgtaaatcagacctttctgtaacgctaacgttaataagcttaaacgaaaataaagaaataattgtgtagcagagtattttttgtacacagtgccgcgaactgtcaatcactcctgtgcgcgtgcatcactgttctcctcagctgcagcaacttgcgctctctctcttcatcaagctttaaaacaaaaaggggacaaaaagatcatattgtctttgtgcataggctatagattaattcgATAAaggaatatctaaatttgtgccttgccgtctacggtatttttttagaacttagaaaaaagatgctgcagccaatgaacagccagcgggggctgcaggacgactcaacctccgcagacagtttttaatgtttatcagacaataaatactcaagattttgctttagtataactcacaacgagtttcacacaccttctccggccacgttgagttgttgacacttaacagtgggaaaagcgacacatgcgctattcacttgtataacttaagggtgaatgggtaatgtagtttctgctctgggtgggatgaattaggaagcttgcattgtgaagggcgctctgaaaatcggcagtgcaggtaaaagattaaaacctctattaaaactgatgtccaaatgagcgtaccggtacgctacaagcacgttctgggcgcacggagaggtggcggtacgctcaagagctatatttggaagtggcggtactgagtacctgtgcataccggcccacttaaagcactggcaatgactatactttggaatttttttgcagtccacttagaattcaacatggaaatcatttttgttttttattggcattgattgttttgaaattcaaatggtacttacatgcctgtgtttttatttctgtaataaatatggctttcaagccaacagttaatttggaggatattgatggtttattgcaggtatgttgtttacatgagaaaatctgtgttacaagttaaacaaaaattccaataaacaatcatatttttaatttaaatagttgctttgattgagtttacattaattatttacattttacatttacatatccaaaaagtttcagtcttttaattgcgattaatcgcgattaattttaaataattgtgcgattaattagttaattttttttaatcgattgacagcactaatatatatatatatatatatattttaggggtgtcacgatttcgattttaaatcgaaatcaatcgaaattaagtcacagtctcaaacttcgaattaaaaaatggaatcgtcgatgctgccacgcccccatgttgtgTCTGGTTACTTGCCAAGCAGAAAAAAACACATGTGTTGAAGTGCTGCGAGTCAACCTCCTCTAACAGCCACTCAAAAGATAGCATGGCAACTGCAGATGCAGGAGACCCATCGACAGAACTCGAATCCCCTCCTCTTTAACTGAAGTCACTGGTGTGGAAGTATTTTGGATTTCCAGTGAGTTATGTTGACAACGTTCGCGTTGTcgacaaaaaaacaacagtttgCAAGCTGTGCTATGTGCGTGTACCATATTCTCTCACTGGCAACACGACTAACATGGCAGGGCATCCCTGCAGGCACCACAAAAACATAGATTTATCTGTTAAACCAACAACTACACAAACTACTCTTCCGTCTTCATTTGGAATTGAACTTCCAAGCAACTCAACTCGTGCAAATGCAATTACGCGTGCGGTAGGAGTATTCATAGCCGCGGACATGCGACCTTATTCGGTGGTGGAAAACTCCGGTTTTAGGCATTTAATTAGCGTGCTAGAGCCACGCTACGAAATCCCAAGTAGAACGCATCTCACAGCTACGGTGATTCCCTCCATGTACAATAATGTAAAAGAGAAAGTTATTGAAGGTCTGAGCTGCGCACATTTAGTTGCTTTGACTACAGATTGCTGTACATCCAGAGCAACACCCAGAGCAACACAGAGCTTCATGACtcaatgtaaaaatcgagaatcgaatcgattacatatatatatatatagccattagCTGTTATTAATGTCTTACCGGCCAGCAGATGCAGCAGCCCTACGAATAGTGTGGGAGTGATACTGCGGCAAAGACAGGCACACACTCCGATCAACGCTGCGAGAAACACCAGCCCCACAGAGACCAGCGGCAACAGGAACTGACACTTCCACAGGTCTGtggacacaaacatttaaaacatgatgACACAGCaaataacttcaaattttaaaatactatatatgAATGAATCTTACTTAAAGTAACTGTTTCTAGACAATAAACAATTATAAGTGAATGGAATGagcattacaaattatttttactcttttcattgttagttaaatTAGCCGATATAGCTTTGATATGTTTTTATTTGGTCattaagtttaaaattaaatgtttgatataaatgaaaaataaaaatctttccaATATAtaaactgccattcaaaagtcaGCAAGATTTTCTTTTAACTTTCAGAAAGaagactcttctgctcaccaagattgcatttatttgatttgattaaaaatacattaaaactgtaTTATTAGGATatcttattacaatttaaaatacccgttttcaaataaaaaaaatcatttattcctatgactcaaagctgaattttcagcattgttacgccacgtcagtgtcacatgatctttcagaaatcacttgaataagctgatttactgctcaagaaacaagtattaataatattatcaatgttgaaaacggttgtgctgcttcatatttttgaggaaactatGATGTAttccttttttcaggattctttgatgatggAGAGTTCAAAAAAGCAGcacttatttgaaacagaaatcttttgtaacaatataaattagGGCgatcacttttgagaaaaatctaatttgaacGGATATCGAATATCATGCAATTTATTCGAATatctaaaagtgacagccctaatataaatCTCTTGATTGTCACTTTTGTTTAgttcaatgcaaatttacttgAAAGGGTTTATTTATCCAGTAAGACCCCACCCCAGCCTTtcaaatggtagtgtataaatcGAACGGAATATCATCAAAAGAAATCCCTAGAAAATATAGATGCGAGTACATGATTGATTTCAAGTCAGGACGTACATGTACGCAGCAGATCTTCTCCACTTTTAATATTCCCCGGGGAGTTGTACTTGGTTTCCCACTGCTGTGGCAAAGTAAAGGCCTGACATTTAGTCACTATCAGATCTGGAAAGGAGGAAGCGGAGagtgagaagagagagaaagcaaagTGTAGCAAGCATCAATTTTTAACCAACtgcacaataataatacataaccATAAGTTCCTCTCCTTACCAGGCTCTTTAAGGTGTTTGGGCACCAGAATGCAGCGCCACCAGAGACCCAGCGTGCCGTTCAGCCGGAACAGAGCGTCGCTGTAGTTCCCCTCATTCACGTCCTCTCCCTCAAATTTCTTCTGCAGGTCCGAGTAGTTGCTGGCCGGCTGGCTGTGGTACTGGTACCAGTGGTGCGTACCCATTGCAACAGAGAGATAGACGGTGGCGAGCAGGCTCAGCACAGAGCCGATGACCAGAGCCGTGGCGTATCGGTTGTCCACCATGGTTATGATTAAAAGACTTCCTATAGATGTCCAACAATTAACTCTTTAGTTGAGGAGTGTGGTGACTGATGTGAGGAGATCGGTAATATAACTTGTTTGGGTTTTGGTGACAGAGATTGCTTTTCATCCTCTTATAATATCCTCTGCAGAACGTCAGATCTCATACTCATGGAGGTGATCCTTCTTAAGATCCTAAGTCATCTGAAACAGAGAAGAGTGTGATTAAATCTCAAAGTAGTCAAACAAAGTCATGTTTACAGAAGTAACAAGTTAATACACTTTTAAGGAGGAATGAGTCGCTGGATTTGCAAAAGACAATCCCAGTTTCGAAGCATTCAGTCCGGTAGCTAGACATTCGTGAGTAAACCTGTGTATTGTATGACTGGGAAAGGATGTGTTGTACTTATGATTGCAGAAGGTATTTCACATAAATGCCACTAAACCGCACATAACAACAAAAGAAATGATGACTAGTTAATTCTAATATAAAATGGtataacaaaacatatatatatgaaaaagaaagggtttaaaaacaacagttaaactttTCATTTAAGTTAACGTTAAGTGGTCTTTTTTGAgttaactatataaaataattttcgcAGCATCTAAAAACACAAAGGAGCATTTCTTCCCATATATGgtgatttagatatatttaactGAGACACAAGAGTCTAAAATTAAATATTGCGTAACTTATATTAAAGTTTAGACGTTGACTAGCATAACAGCTAACAGGCTAGTTTTACCGACGTACTCGAGACTCTTgcgaataaaaaataaagtatttatattgTAAGTGTTGTGAACTTCATATAGCAATGAAACACCATATATAGGTTTGttgtttaaatcaataaaagcTGTGTGCGATTGTCACTAaacttaccacacacacacacccttcgcGCTGACGAAGACTCCGCTTCCGGTTACCATTACGAACGCGCGTACTCAACTTAAATCCGCACGGGCACGAGCAGTGCACTCGATCAGATGCGCGTTGAGTTTTATTAGATTTTCATACAGTCCGTGGTTTTCAAACGCTCTTGCTAAAAAAGGACTAAAATGATAAGAAACTAAACTGTTTTCTTCTGTTCACAGTGTACctgcctttatatatatatatacgttatatatagtatttaaattGCATTGTAACATATATGGAAGTGTAGAATATGTACAATGTGTCTGTAAACTGATGCTAAGTAGCACACCCTCTCtactttgtatttaatttttcccCTTTTTCCTTGTTTCTTCTTGTTGATGTATGTGAAATTTTCAATGTGAGATGACATTGTACATGTTATTTGTTGACATAAAGCATTAAAACGGATAGGATAGCGCAAAAAAGAATCACTGACCGAGTCTTTGAACCTCTTCGAGAACCGAATCGCGGATATGAGTCGCATTCCTTCAACGCTACGCGTCTCCCAACCTCTAGGGAGCGATATTGAGCGCTTCTTAATGATTTTTCTTCTTCGCTTGTCGAAGCACAGGAGGAATACACGTGTGTTTCCGCCTATGGTTTCCGCACGTGTAGATTTCattacagtttaattatttttgttttgtattgatcGACACAACTCCGATGATGTCTGCGTCtataaacaagaaaacaaacgGAGGAGAGGCTGCCACAAAGACAGAAGCTCTCGACAACGAAGAGGACTCTCCCATTGTGAGCCGCACACGCAGCGGTCGCAGAATACGGACACCCGCGGCCAAAACTCCCGTCCGCCGGACCAGAAAGTCCGTTGTGCGGGAAGATCCGGCAGAATACACCGAGGCTCGGCAAGAATCACCACCCGATGAGAGTACAGCAGATACTCAAAGCGACCAGTGCAGTCCACAGACAGAACCAGTGTGTCCAGATCTGTCCACATCAGCAGATGTCAGTCAAGAGTCAGGTCTGATAGGGTCAGATCAGACCAGTGAGAAGGAAAACGTGGTAAATAATACAGAGACTGAAGCCACTGGTCCCACTGACCCCAAGAAAAGGGGCAAAAAAAGGACTCACTCAGAATCCAGTGAGAAGAAAAGTAAGATGGTACCTCTGGGGAAACCTAAATCAGGAAGAGTTTGGAAAGACAGAAATAAGCAAAGGTGATTAACATTATGATGTTTCTTATCACTGTCTTCATAACACTTGGCTTGTTTAATTTAGCAGACTGCGTGTCTATGTTTGCATTCATGTTCTTGCATGTCTATTAGTCCATAATAATACTTTGAGTTTTCTAGCCGTTTTATTGTTTGGCCTTTTTTGTATTCGTTTCTGCCTGTTTATTAGTACAAAAGTGTTTTTCAGTCTGGAACTGTATCTATTTGACTTTTTGTAGGTTCTCTGCTCTGTTGAGAGACAAACCTCTGCGTACATCATGGGAAACAAAGATGGAGGCCAAGAGAGAGAAGCAGCTGGTGAAGCAGTACCACCAACAGCTGAAAGATGAGCAGGCCAGAGAGAAAGAGGCCAGTTTATGCACCAaaagactgtttttatttttattgcatttgtcttCAATATCCTTACAACTTGCATAGATAAGTCCCTTATGCAaaccaaggctgtgtttatttcccCTTTTGATTAATGTAATGCTTCCCTACTCAACAAAAGTGTCAAACCTTGTGATTTTGAGATTGTGATGCATGGACAATATCATGAGGTTTTGCagttaaaatcttaaattaaaaaaattaaagtgagcATTGGTCATATGTGctttttctgcatttaaatttgcaggagaaaaagaagaggagagcagaaaacctgagaagacgagcagaaaatgaaagaaaagcagAGATTGTGCAAGTGGTAAATGCAGAATGTCTATTTTTCACCCCCAAAAAAATCAGTTGTTGttactatctttttttttttttttataacccatTACTGCTTTGCCCTTTCAGATTAAGAATACAGCAAAGATCAAGAGAATGAAGAAGAAACAGCTGAGGAAGATTGAGAAAAGAGACACGCTCTCGATGGTGCAGAAAACACCACCCAGTGTCAAGAAGGGAGCAGGGAACACAACCAGCAGCTTGTAGAGCGTTTCAGTACAGTACTGTGAGAGATCTCATCAGATCTTAACATGCTATTGTATATACGTGTGTAGTGCCTATTGAATGGACTGACATGTGAACCTCACTATGGAAAATACTAGGGACCTGTAATAATGTTGGATCAGTGACCCTTAAGTGGACCGCTTGGGTTGTGAATCTGCTTTAAGTCTCTGGGTTTGATGTAATATTTGTAcagcaaaataaaaatcaaactcaTGGAAAATGTcaccaatctttttttttattattatttgattgtctcattaaaaaacaatttaaataaatatatttatcgaTTAGTGAGTCAATTTGACCCTGGTTCATGCATgtgaaattaatttcattttcaatgttATTTGTTTTCATGGTTATATATGGTAATATTTATCTAGCCGAGATGCTTACACTTTCAGTATCTTGGGGACTTTACATGGTGAGGTGGATTGAtcttagcctgactacgtcagacttcctacttccgctcaatttcatttcgcttctgtacttcacttctgtctacgaagcaaagtgaagtagcagagtctggtattaccaggctagatTAATCTGATCCTTCAATccaaaaaaatactataaaaactaCAGTCCTAGAAGGCAAAATTATAGTGTTCAGAAGTGGTGATTTAGAGTTTTACTCTTAAAATAACGTGACATAAATAATAAAGGTACAAATGAGGGAAATAAGACATCATGACTTGTcgggtttctgttttgtttttggtaaCAATTTCTGTCTCATGTCCACCCATATTGGATGTTTTTCATAGTCGGTGAATCTCCCTCCAGGGGGCTGTGGTGAATGAAACAGAAAGATTATATGAGATTTCAGGAGGAGGAGTCTGTCGCCAAACAATGAGAAGgtactttctgtatttattagaCCCACAAAAGCATACAGAGCATGACAAACACCAAGAAACACAGAAGACAAGAAGGATTTCCAGTTTAAGATAGCATGGCTACATTTTATGGAACATTGGTAagattgtttttaaatgcattttaaatcagaaAATTGAACATATTATGCCAACATTTTACATAAGACCTTTTGATCGTGtagatgtttgttttattgtcaCAAATGTCTGGTTCTCTTTCAGGCTCAATACCTTCCGTTCCGACATGAAGCATGTGGACCCAGGGAATGTGTTAAAGGAGACCCCACCGTGCCTGTTCCCTTCCATGAGCTGTTAGGAAACACCACCCACGCCGTTCTCCAGGTTCAAGAGCCAGTTGCACCAGGTCCTGAAAGCTTTCTTGTCGATATCTTCAGTGGCTCTAATGGTATGAAGATTCCTGTGATTGTGAGGGGCACTGATACCATCGGGAAACTGCAGCAGGAGGTTTTGAAACTCAGACCTGACCTCGGAGCAAGCCTGAATCTGGTCTACAATGGCAAACCTGTTCAGCTGGACCAGACACTGTCCGAGCTGCAGGTGAAGCCAGGAGCCATGTTCATCACCTACCAGAAATGCCATGGAGGTTAACAAGGACTTTGTCCTTCTATTTTGTCATAAGGCTCAATGGTAAATCATTCTGTATCATAATGTGCCTTTAATTACAATAATGTGATTTATCATTAGTGTGT harbors:
- the LOC113084560 gene encoding coiled-coil domain-containing protein 86-like, which gives rise to MMSASINKKTNGGEAATKTEALDNEEDSPIVSRTRSGRRIRTPAAKTPVRRTRKSVVREDPAEYTEARQESPPDESTADTQSDQCSPQTEPVCPDLSTSADVSQESGLIGSDQTSEKENVVNNTETEATGPTDPKKRGKKRTHSESSEKKSKMVPLGKPKSGRVWKDRNKQRFSALLRDKPLRTSWETKMEAKREKQLVKQYHQQLKDEQAREKEEKKKRRAENLRRRAENERKAEIVQVIKNTAKIKRMKKKQLRKIEKRDTLSMVQKTPPSVKKGAGNTTSSL
- the LOC113084561 gene encoding claudin domain-containing protein 1-like; the protein is MVDNRYATALVIGSVLSLLATVYLSVAMGTHHWYQYHSQPASNYSDLQKKFEGEDVNEGNYSDALFRLNGTLGLWWRCILVPKHLKEPDLIVTKCQAFTLPQQWETKYNSPGNIKSGEDLLRTYLWKCQFLLPLVSVGLVFLAALIGVCACLCRSITPTLFVGLLHLLAGLCSLATVCCFLTGMHLLHKISQLPEGMDYSPSWSLFLALVSSPLQIMAAALFIWAARSQRQHYTRMTAYRVA